GTTGTCGCCGGCGGGGCCGGCCACCTCGGCCATGCCGGCCATGCCGCGCTGGAAGGCGTGGCTGTGGAGGTTGCACAGGCCGGGCAGGGCGGCGCCGTGGGCTTCGTCGTCGGGCCCCTGGGGGACGTCCCGCTCCACGGCGGCGATGCGGCATCCATCCAGCGACAGGCGGACCCGGCGGGCCCAGCCGCCCGGCAGCAGCGCCTGTTCAAACCACAGCGAGCGGGCCTTCGCGATCACTGGACACCCTTCCTGCCTTGGCCATAATGTCTATACATATTCGCGGCCGCAGGCGAGAGGGAGGACGATGAGGGTCTGGCGGAACGCCCGGCTGGCGACGCTCGATCCGCGCCTGCCGGGCCTGGGGATCGTGGAGGACGGCGCCGTCGCGGCCGACGGCGAGCGGATCGTCTATGTCGGCCCGGCCGCCGACGCGCCGGACGGCGAGACGGTCGACTGCGAAGGCCGCTGGATCACGCCGGGCCTCATCGACTGCCACACCCACCTCGTCTACGCGGGCGACCGGGCGCACGAGTTCGAGCTGAGGCTGGCCGGCGCCACCTACGAGGAGATCGCCAGGGCCGGCGGCGGCATCGCCTCGACCGTCGCCGCGACCCGGGCCGCGACGGAAGCCGAGCTGACGGCGGCGGCGCGGCCGCGCCTGGAGTCCCTGGTCGCCGAGGGCGTGACGACGGTCGAGATCAAGTCCGGCTACGGCCTCTCGACGGCCGGGGAGCTCAAGCAGCTGCGCGCGGCGCGGGCGCTCGGAGATGCGGCCACGATCGTCACCAGCTTCCTGGGCGCGCACGCGGTTCCCAGCGAGTACGCGGGCGATCCCGACGCCTACATCGACCTGGTCTGCGAGGAGATGATCCCTGCCGTGGCGGCCGAGGGCCTCGCCGACGCCGTGGACGCCTTCTGCGAGGGGATCGGCTTCGCCCCGGCCCAGACCGAGCGGGTTTTCCAGGCGGCCAAGCGCCACGGCCTGCCGGTGAAGCTGCACGCCGAACAGCTGTCGAACCTCAAC
The Phenylobacterium zucineum HLK1 genome window above contains:
- the hutI gene encoding imidazolonepropionase; the encoded protein is MRVWRNARLATLDPRLPGLGIVEDGAVAADGERIVYVGPAADAPDGETVDCEGRWITPGLIDCHTHLVYAGDRAHEFELRLAGATYEEIARAGGGIASTVAATRAATEAELTAAARPRLESLVAEGVTTVEIKSGYGLSTAGELKQLRAARALGDAATIVTSFLGAHAVPSEYAGDPDAYIDLVCEEMIPAVAAEGLADAVDAFCEGIGFAPAQTERVFQAAKRHGLPVKLHAEQLSNLNGAALAARYGAISADHLEHLDEAGVAAMAKAGTAAVLLPGAFYFLRDERLPPIGLLRAAAVPMAVATDCNPGTSPLTSLLLAMNMAATLFRLTVDECLAGVTRNAARALGLQDSLGVLAAGKRCDLAIWDVERPAELVYRMGFNPLHARVWRGR